DNA from Rubripirellula lacrimiformis:
TGCGGCCGTCGCGGTTGCTTCGGCGTTTGCGGCTTTCACCGCTAATTAACGACTTTCGTGGCGAAACACTGACTTCAAATTCGTGCGAAAAAGGGACTTCGGCAATCGCCTCGCTCAGCACCTTGGGTTGTTCAGCAGAGCCAAGATAGACTCGCCGATCCTGACATCCGCGGATAACGAAATCATAGTTTTCGGCCAGATCATTGTTCTGGATGAGCAACTCGTAGATGTCTGATTCGCTGTCCGAGACGCCGATGTAATGAGTTTGAGGGTTTGCCAGAGCGATCTGTTCGCCGCTTTGCATCAGTTCAAGCCAACGAGCGCTTTCCTTTTCTTCAAACGCCATGGTCCTGATCTCGCGATCGCGTTGAGCTTTGCCCACGTTTTGGCGAATCGAGTCACGTGTCCAGATAAGTTGGTCAACGCAACCCAAGACGAGACCATCGAGAGTGACGGCATAAAGCGGATGCAGAAAGAATCCCCGCTTTTTTACGTCCTCCAGAGGCCCGGCACCGACGACTTGACGCGAAGGTTTAGTGAGATCGCAAACGGTGGTGTCCTGTGCCAGCACGACGACATCGTACTTGGCTGACCGCTCCATCGTGGCTTGATTATGGGGCTGCAGAATTGCCATCCAGTTCACACTGGGGGTGTTGAAAAGCCGGTAAGTGGCAGTGAGGTCTGCAACTTCTCCGCACGCCGCCGGTGTCGAGGGCGCTACCTGATCGAACTGCTCAAGAATTCGCCTGAAGCGTTTACTTCGACGCTTGTCACCCAGGTCCAAAGTCCGAGTCTCTTCCTCAATCCATCCTGGACACATCGAATCATCTCCGTCCCTTGAAGAAATGTCAGGGACGGAGTGTCTCAAGAAAGATGTGTAGGATAAAGAGGGGCAACGCCCCACGTGACCGCTGGAAACGCGCGGCCCGATGGGCACGCGGTTAAACGGGGTGGGATGGGTTGAACGTGACCGCTGAAAACGCGCGGCCCGGTGGGCACGCGGTTAAACGGGGTGCGGTGGGTTGAACGTGACCGGTGCAAACGCGCGGCCCGGTGGGCACGCGGTTAAACGGGGTGGGATGGGTTGAACGTGACCGGTTTAAACGCGCGGCCTGGGTGGGCACGCGGTTATGGTCTGCTGTCCGAACCGAAGTCTCAGGTATCGATCAGGTCGTCGGGTGACAGGATCGGCACTTCGTTCTCTTCGGTTTCTTGCTTTTCACGCCAAGGCTTTCCATCCTGGTACGTCTTCAATTCGTTTTGAAGCTGTTCCAGTTCGACATGCTCGTCTTCGGTCGCCAACTCGACTGCTTTCTTGCTCCATTTCTTGGCCGCTTCGAAATCGCCGATTTCCGCGTAGGCTGCTGCCAGGGTGCTCAAGATGTGAGCCTCTTTGTACTCGGTCAATTCGGCTGACATCTCCGCCAACTCGACCGCTCGCTTGCCGTTTCGGACCGATTCGTTGGGCGATGTCGCCATCACCCATGCCAGGTTGTTGTAGATCCCGGATGCCTCGGCTTTGACTTGGTCACCGACTTCGGCGACGTCGATGTTTCCGATCGATTCAATTGATTTTTCGTAGTCATCGATCGCGCTGGAGTGATCCCCGACGCTTAGCAAGGCGTCGCCACGCGTCCGCAGCACAGCGACGTTGGTCGGATCATCTTGCAGGATGCTGCTAAGGATGTCGATTGCCTTGCGAGGCCGTTTATCCATCGTGTACAGGCTTGCCAAGCGCAGTCGACGGAACAGATTTGATGGATCCTTGTCGACCAACAACTGGGCATCGTTGATCGCGTCCGCCATCCGATTTTCGAACGCAGCAATTTGCAACCGAAGTTCAATCGCCTCGTCCGCCATGGTGATTCGTGGTTCGATTTGCAGCGCGGCTGCAAAGTCGGCTTTGGCCGATTTGACGTCTTTACGATCCAGCGCCAGGGCGGCTCGCTGCAACAGCGTCAATGGATCGCGGGGAGCGAGCGCGACGGCCTTGTTTAGATCCGCCATCGCTTCGTCACTATCGTCGTTCGCCCGATGCAAGATCGCTCGCATCCGGTACATCCCTTCGCTCGGTTTGGCCGCCAACATTTTGGTGATCAGTTTCATCGCTTCGTCCAGCCGTTCCAATTCGACCAGCTTTTGGACAGCGGCTCCGGCGATCGCTTGGTTGGTCGGATCCTTGGTCAGGATGCTTTCCAAATCTTCCATCGCGCCTTCGACGTCGCCGGTCTGCAGATTCATCGCCGCGCGTGCTTGGCGAGCCTCGTTGTTGTCCGAATCCGCTTCCACAGCAGCGTCCAGGTCAGCCAACTTGTCTTCGTTCGACTGCTGGGTCAGGGCTCGCAGCACCAGTGCCGCACTCTTTTCGCGTGGATTGTCGTCCAACAGCTCGATCGCCTTGGACGTGGCCTCGGTGATCTCTTCGCGACTTCCGCCGGGCAACAGGTTCAGGCGAGCGATCAGCAGGTAGGCTTCGACCAAAGTCGGGTCATAGTCAACGGCTTGCTTCAGCACCAAAATCGCTTCCTCGCGGACTTCCATCCGACGGCGACCGTTGTTCTGGACGATCAGCTGGGCTAGCCCTTGGGCACGCTGGAACAGAACCGAACCGAGCATCTGTTTGGCGAACGAGGAATTTTCTTCGTCCAGGCCTTTCTTGAGGGCCGATTCCAGCAGAGCTCCCACAGCTTCCAGTTCGTCGTTCGACTCGGCGTCGATCCGTTTGATGATCGCTTCGTCCAATTCACTTTGACCAGCGGTCGACTTGTCCGGCGACGCGGTCGTGGCAGGTGTCGACTTGGCACTCGCGTCCTGTTTCTCTGCGGCCGCTGTCTGGTCGCCGCTCGCGTCCGATTCCTCTGCGGGCGTCGAATCCTGAGCGGTCGTGACCGATTCTTCGATCACAACCTCTTGGGCGTGCCCAACGGATGCAAACGTGGATATCGCTGCCGCCAATACCAGCGAAGTGAAACGTGTCACGGGGTGACGCAGCGGATGGAAATCGCAAAAGCACACTGTCATGGGGTTAAGCTCGTCGCGTGAATGGGCATATCACCGTCATTATGACGCTTTAGCGAGCGCAGGCGTAGACCGGAATCGCGGAAAGTCGGTCGGCGAGTGAAAAGTTTCCCAAGTTGATCGACTAGCGTTCACACGTCGGACCGCTCACATTCCATTGTCGGAACCCGTAAAACGGGCCCCGTGCCGGGGTGTGACGGCCCGCAAATAGTCCGAACTGGATATGATCGAGCAACGTATGGACCCGACGTCCGGCACATGCACCCACCTCCGGCACGTGCATCAGGCGCATCCGATGCCGCCGCAGTGGCCGGCGACGAATTCGTCTGCTTGGTCGGCGAAGTCCTGCGGGCACCTTCTCTTTACGTCTTTTCGGAACGAAGTTCACGCATGCTTGTCGTCGAGTCGCTGACCAAATCGTTCTCGCTAGACGACAGTGAGCTGCGAGCGGTCGATCATTTGTCGTTCCAAATTCGTCCTGGCGAGGTGTTTGGTTTGCTGGGGCCCAACGGGGCTGGGAAGACGACGACCCTGCGAATGATCCTGGGGCTGCTGCAACCCGACGAAGGGTATGCAGAGGTCGACGGCGTGCGAACGGCCGACGATCCGATCGGGGTGAAAGCCCGGTTGGGATTCGTTTCGGCCAGCGACGGTGTGTACCCCTGGCTTTCGGTTCGCGAGATGCTGTTGTACTTTGCCGACCTGTACGCGGTGGAGCCCGACGTCGCGGCCGACCGCTGCGAAAAGCTTTCGCGGCTGTTGGGCATCGATTCGCTGCTGGAACGCCGCGCCGGAACCCTTAGCACCGGTCAACGCCAACGCGTCACCCTGGTTCGCGGTTTGATCCATGACCCGCCGGTCATGTTGTTGGACGAACCGACACGCGGTTTGGATGTTGTCGGCGTTCAGACGATCTTTGAATACATCGAACATCTCCGCGAAGTGGGTAAAGCAGTGATCGTTTGCACGCACCGATTGGACGAAGCAGAACGTCTTTGTGACCGCTTCGGCCTGCTTCATCGCGGCCAGATGCGGTACAGCGGCACGCTAGACGAACTGCGTCAAGCGACCGGCCAACGCCACTTGGTGGACATGTTCGTCGAATTGATGCGGAGCGTTTGATGTCGAAACCGCATTCCACCGGCACCGGCCGGCTGTGGCGTTTGTGCCAGAAAGAACTGAAAGAGACCAGCCGCGATCGACGTACCATCGTCACGCTGTGCCTGATGCCGCTGTTGGTGTATCCGCTGCTAAGCATGGCGCTGAATCGGTTTCTGTTGTCATCGGACACCGCCGCCCAAGTGCCCTACAAGATCAGTGTCGCGTCGGACGAAGCAGGCAATCGGCTCGATGCGTTGATCACCAGCCCAGCAGCGATGCCCCCCGAAGCGATTTTGAAGTCCAGTAGCGGCACGTTGGCCACGTTCCAGTATTTCAACACCAGCGATACCGTTGACGGCGTTCCGATGACGCCGATCGAAGCGCTGGAGCGGGGGATTGTCGATATCGCAGCAGATTTGTCGGTTGCCGAAGACGGCCAAGACATCATCGAACTGACCTCCTTTGCAGGCGACGCGAACAGCGAGAACGCGAGGCGTATCCTGGTTGAACGGATGCAGTGGTTCAAACTTGCCTATGCCGAACAAATCGCCGCCCCCCAAAGAGGCCCCTATCGATCACCTTTGAAACTGGTCATCGAAGAAATCGGCGAAGCCAAGCAGGCGTCGATCCTGGCTACCGTTGTGCCGTTGGTGTTGGTGTTGATGACGATCACCGGCGCCGTCTATCCAGCCATCGACCTGACCGCTGGCGAACGCGAACGCGGCACGATGGAGGCGTTGATGGCGTCGCCTGTGCCACGATTCTATGTCTTGATCGCCAAGTACGTGGCGGTCGTGACGGTGGCGCTCCTGACCGCCCTTGCCAACCTGTTGGCGATGTTCACCACGCTTTGGTTGGGTGGACTGATGCCGCTGTTGACCGGCGGTGAAGCGGGGTTCCCGTGGATATCGGTGCTACAGATCCTGGGGCTATTGATTCTGTTCAGCGGATTCTTTTCGGCCGTCCTGCTATCGCTGACTAGCTTTGCCAGGTCGTTCAAGGAAGCACAGGCCTACTTGATCCCGGTGATGCTGCTGGCGTTGACGCCGGGGATGTTGTCGCTGATGCCGGGGGTCGAGCTAGCCGGACCGCTGGCGATTACCCCGTTGGTCAACATCGTACTGCTGGCTCGCGAAGTCCTTGGCGGTACGGTCCAACCGGCCGCGGCCGCAGCAGCCGTCGCCAGCACGATCGCCTACGCAGCCGCCGCGCTCGGGATCGCCGCAAGACTGTTCGGCAGCGACGCGGTGACTCGGACCAGCGAGCAATCGATCGCGTCCCTGTTCCGCCGTCCAGCGAAATGGACCGATGTCCCGAGTCCTCAATCGGCAGCGCTCGTATTAGCGTTGTTGGTCCCGATCTACTTTGTGCTTTCCAATCTTTTGATGCAGTACTTGGGCGGCGTGAAAGCGGGCATGTTGTCAGGCGAAACGGACCTGACGGACCAGCAAGCAGCCGGATTGCAGATCCGCAGCATGCTGTTGAGCGCCGTGACGTTGATCTTGGTCTTTGGTTCGGTGCCGACGATAGCGGCTTGGTTTGGACGCAATCGATTCAAGTCAACATTCCGGTTGTTCGCGCCGTCGATCGTCGCCGTCATCGGATCGATCGTGATTGGACTCGGTGCCTGGGCCGTCGCACACGAAGCCTTTGTGGCGGCCGAGTGGTTTGGCATCGGCGGGCTAAGCGAAGAACGAATCGCACAGACACGAAAGGTTTTGAAAGCTTGGAAACTGGTGCCGCCATGGCTATTGTTGGCGACATTAGCGGCGACACCAGCGATCATCGAAGAGCTGTGTTTCCGCGGCTTCTTATTCTCGTCACTGCGAAAAGTTCTTTCGCCCTGGAAAACGATCCTGTTGACCAGCCTGCTGTTCGGACTGTTCCATGTCTTGACGGGAAATGCCCTGCTGATCGAACGGTTCATTCCGTCGACGCTGCTGGGGCTGGTGTTGGGCTGGATCGCATATCGAAGTGGCAGTGTATTGCCCGGGATGGCGATGCACTTCGTTCACAACGGGCTGCTGGAACTGGTCGGGCACTACCACGAAAGCCTGGAGTTTCTGGGCGCCGACTTTGACAACCAAACGCACCTGCCGCCAACCTGGATCGCGGTGGCCACATCGATCGCAATCGCGGGCCTGATCATCGTCTGGCTGGGCACACGCTCCAAGTCGCTGCCGTCATCACCCAAGCTTTCGTAGTGGGATTCGCCAGAATTTCCTTCCTTCACACGGGCACCGGAGAAAAGGACTTCTGGCGAAGTACGTTGCGGTTGTTGGATGGTCTAGTCGCGAAAATATTCTTGCGGGAACATTGCCTGGGGTGACTTGGCTGGATCTCGCTTTGGAAATAGCGGTCCGCGGTCTTCCAACAGCGGCATCTCGTCGCCCTGAGAACTCTGGATCATTTCCCAAAGTTGATCGTTCAACTCTTGAACTCGCTCGGCATGCTCCGGTGCATCCACCAGATTCCGCATCTCACCCGGGTCATTTTCCAAGTCGTACAGTTCATCACGATCCCACAGACCGTGGCACCGAATGTACTTCCAACGCCCACCGATGATCGCATGCAACGTTGGCGTATGCGGGTAGTTGCGTTCCCAATAATACTCGTACAACAGATGCTGGCGAACCGGCCCGGCGTCATCTGATCGACAAGCCGTCTTCCAAAAGCTTTGTCCGTCGATGTCGCTGAACTGATTGGCCCCGGCGGCTTCCAACATCGTGGGTGCGATGTCGATGTTTCCGACAACGCTTTCGACGACTGTCTGTGGCGGAATCTTGCCTGGAGCCGCCATCAGCAAGGGCACCTTGGCACTGGCTTCATAAGCGACGCGTTTGTCGATCAACCCATGGTCGCCAAACTGGAAACCGTTATCTCCCATGTAAACGAACAATGTGTTGTCGGCCAATCCATGCTCGGATAGATAGCCACGAAGTCGTCCCACGCTATCGTCGACCGCCAGCAATGATTCGCAGTATCGTCGATAGTAAACCGCGGGCGAAAATCCTTTCAGGTTGTATCCAAAGTCGACACCATGGCGGCTGTTGCGTTGGTTGCGAACCCACATCGGCAACTTACCAGCATCCATTTGCTCGACGGTGGGAACATCGATCGGCAGTGGCTGCTGGTCATAACGGCCCCGATGTCGATCGGCCGGTACAAAGTCGGCGTGGACCGCTTTGTGACTGACGTACAGAAAGAATGGCTTCGACGTGTCGGTTTGCTGCAACCAATCGATCGCATAGTCGGTCAGTTCGTCGGTCAGATACCCGTTCTGGGGCACTCGCCGACCGTTGATGTTGAGCCCGTCATAGGTGGTCTGGGGAACTTCGCGAGTCGTCCCATGTCCATCGGGCCAATACGTGCCCTGACCCTTGAACGAGATCCAATGGTCAAAGCCGCGTTGAGGGTCGTCGACTTCCCCGCCCATGTGCCATTTGCCGATGAAGGCCGTTTGATACCCGGCGGACTGCAACCGCTCGGGGAAGAACACCAAATCGGGGTCGACGGGGTGGTAGTTATCGACGACTCGATGGTTGTGAGCATACTGGCCCGTCAATATGGATGCTCGACTGGGAGAACACAGCGAAGTCGTGACGTACGCGCTGGTGAACATCGCACCATCTTTGGCGATCGAATCGATGTGGGGCGTTTCCAGAAACGGATGCCCGGCAGCACCGAAGCAATCAAACCGATGATCATCGCACAACACGAACACGATATTGGGCGGTGTATCGGCGGCCGATAGTCGGACACCGGCGGAAGACACGATCAGCGAGAAACCAACAAGGACGGTGCGTAGGAAGTTCATCAATTGCGTTCGTTTTGGAAAATGGGCGTGTCCGTTTGGACGACGCAGCAAGAAACCCAGCACTGCAAAACAGGCTGGGGCAAAATTATCGTCTCCCATCCCCCCGCGATCCTGACGCCGCAGGCCGCGCGGGGCAGCCAGTGCCCCCAAGTCCAGTGTCCAGTGCCGCACCTGCAATGTCCAGCGCGGGTATCCAGCATGGACTGCGGTGGGGGAAAGGAAAGGGAAAGTCGATCCGCCGACTTAGGGGCCAGCGGCCTAGGGGCGGGCGACTTAGGGGCCAGCGAAGATGACGGTTGCGGTCAGTTCGTCCAAGCGGGGGCGTGGACTACTTGGCCGGGTCTGCGGTTCCTTGGGCGGCTTCCTGAGAAGCCGCACGCATCTCGGCTTCTCGCTTGGCCATCGCCGCTTGCAGTTCAGCCATGTTGGCTTGCACGCGTTGGCCACCGATCTGAGCGCCTGCGGCGGCCAGCATCGGCAATTTCTCGGCTGCCTTGCGTCCCACAGGAGTCTCGTAGAAGGCGGTCAATTCCTTGATCTCGGCTTCGGTAAAGTTGTCTCGGTACAGTTTGATCAGGTCGCCCTTGATCACGGCAAAAGCCAGGTGCTTCTGCAGAAACGACTTCATCACGTCGGTAAACGCACCCATTTGAGGGTTCTGCTGAACTTGCATGGCAAGCATTTGGTCGATGGTTTTGCGGGTAGTCTCTTCCATTTTCATGACCGAAAGAAACTTCTCGATCGCAGCCGAATGCGAATCTTCGGCGACAACGGCCGAGTCATCAGCGACTTTCGTCGGTGCAGCGTCTTGGGCAAACGAAAACGTGCCCATCGCCATTGCGATGCACAGAACGGAAAGGACTCGGATCTTCATGGTGACCTTGGGGGGTTGGATCGGCACGGAAATCGAAACTGAAAGTCGATTCGATGCCCTGAAAAAATGCCGCGTACGATTCGCGGCGTGCGTCGCAGGGAGGGGGCCCCCTGGGAGACACGATTGTAGCCGCAGGACGACCCTAGAGCCAACTTTGGCACTTTCATTGACGGGTCGACATTTCTCTGGGTGACAACGAGTGCGAAACTTGACAGGTTTTACGTCGACGCCTCGCCCAGGACCGTCAAATCTGAATAATGGGTGATGATCGGCCGCGTTCGGCCTCCGCTTGTCCTTGTTTGCTTCGGAATGCCCCGTTGACGTTTCCGCCAGACACCGACGATTTTGATCGCCAAGACCCGGCCGACGTTTCGGCAGTTGCCGATGATGTGGCGGCGGAGGATCCAATTCCCGATCAAGCGGTTTGCGACGGCGGCAGCGACAACGTCCAGCTGAAAGCCAGCGTCCCGGAAAACGGTGACGCGAATGTCCGTGCGTTCGAGGAAGACGACCTGGAAGAGAGCGACCTGGAAGACAGCGATGCGGACGCCTCCGTCACGCTAGGACTGGTCGCCGACGCCGGATCGCCGGCCGATAGCGTTGCGGGGAAACGAGTCGCCCTGGTGGGTCGATTCGGTGGCATGAATCAGCGTGAGGCGACGAATGTGCTGCGGTCCTACGACGCGGCCGTCGTCGACCTAGACGCCAATGCGATCGACTGGGTCGTGGTCGGTGCGGACGAATCCCCGCTGGCCGAGGCCGAATTGATCGGTGACTCGATTCGCGAATTGGCTGCATCGGGGCAGTTAGAAATCCTGCACGAAACGGATCTGTGGCAACGTCTGGGACTGGTCGAAATCGAACAAGCGATCCGTCGCTATTACACGCCCGCCATGTTGGCTCATCTGTTGGGAGTTTCCGTCCGCGTGATCCGACGCTGGCAGCGGCGCGGCCTGATCACGCCAGTACAAACATTGCATCGGTTGCCGTATTTCGATTTCCAAGAGGTCGCCACAGCGCGGCGATTGGCGTCATGGATCGCGTCGGGTGCCAGCCCGCAAGCGATCGAACAGCGATTGGTCGAATGGGTCGAAGTGCTGCCCGATATCCAGCGACCGCTGGATCAGCTATCGATTTTGGTCGAAGGCAAACACGTCCTGATGCGGCAGGGCGAAGGCTTGCTGGAACCAGGCGGACAATTGCGTTTCGATTTTGATGCGTTGGACGATGATGATGACGAATCGACCAGCTTTGACGTCGATGCACTGGATCACGCCGATGATGACGACGACGACCTGACCTTTCCACCGGCGACGATATCGATCTTCACCGACGTGGCCGACATCCCCGACGAATACTCGCTCCGCCATTCGACCGAAGCGCTAAATGACCCGTTGTTGGCGGCAGCGTTTGTTGCCGAGGACGACGGAGACTTTGCGGCCGCCGTCGACTACTGTCACGCCATCATCGCCCGCGACGGGCCGCGTGCGGATATCAGTTTCCAGATTGGCGAACTGCTGTATCGGTTGGGCGAAGTGGTGGCGGCTCGCGAGCGTTATTACAGCGCGATCGAAGTCGATCCTGATTTCGTCGAAGCACGTGCCAGCCTAGGAAACGTGTTGTCCGAAACCGGTCAGTACGAGTTAGCGGTTGCGGCGTTCCGCGGTGCCCTGTCCCTGCATACCGACTATGCCGACGTGCACTACAACTTGGCCCAGGTACTGGATCAACTGGAACGATCGGTGGAATCCAAGCATCACTGGA
Protein-coding regions in this window:
- a CDS encoding IS4 family transposase, whose amino-acid sequence is MCPGWIEEETRTLDLGDKRRSKRFRRILEQFDQVAPSTPAACGEVADLTATYRLFNTPSVNWMAILQPHNQATMERSAKYDVVVLAQDTTVCDLTKPSRQVVGAGPLEDVKKRGFFLHPLYAVTLDGLVLGCVDQLIWTRDSIRQNVGKAQRDREIRTMAFEEKESARWLELMQSGEQIALANPQTHYIGVSDSESDIYELLIQNNDLAENYDFVIRGCQDRRVYLGSAEQPKVLSEAIAEVPFSHEFEVSVSPRKSLISGESRKRRSNRDGRTATISVRAKTVQVHGPQRPGGKVARVELQVVEAVELDPPVGCEPIHWVLFTSLAVTSLAQIELVLSAYCRRWDIEVFFKTLKSGMRIEKLKYQSIDAYLNAVAALMITAFRVEQLKSASRVTPEASCGAIYDATFWQAVMTVVEGGVLHSDTPPTLKDFCRVIAKLGGYVDQHGQGPPGSTTIWRGLLKAHAYHEAYLAIKGLK
- a CDS encoding tetratricopeptide repeat protein, whose product is MTVCFCDFHPLRHPVTRFTSLVLAAAISTFASVGHAQEVVIEESVTTAQDSTPAEESDASGDQTAAAEKQDASAKSTPATTASPDKSTAGQSELDEAIIKRIDAESNDELEAVGALLESALKKGLDEENSSFAKQMLGSVLFQRAQGLAQLIVQNNGRRRMEVREEAILVLKQAVDYDPTLVEAYLLIARLNLLPGGSREEITEATSKAIELLDDNPREKSAALVLRALTQQSNEDKLADLDAAVEADSDNNEARQARAAMNLQTGDVEGAMEDLESILTKDPTNQAIAGAAVQKLVELERLDEAMKLITKMLAAKPSEGMYRMRAILHRANDDSDEAMADLNKAVALAPRDPLTLLQRAALALDRKDVKSAKADFAAALQIEPRITMADEAIELRLQIAAFENRMADAINDAQLLVDKDPSNLFRRLRLASLYTMDKRPRKAIDILSSILQDDPTNVAVLRTRGDALLSVGDHSSAIDDYEKSIESIGNIDVAEVGDQVKAEASGIYNNLAWVMATSPNESVRNGKRAVELAEMSAELTEYKEAHILSTLAAAYAEIGDFEAAKKWSKKAVELATEDEHVELEQLQNELKTYQDGKPWREKQETEENEVPILSPDDLIDT
- a CDS encoding ATP-binding cassette domain-containing protein, translating into MLVVESLTKSFSLDDSELRAVDHLSFQIRPGEVFGLLGPNGAGKTTTLRMILGLLQPDEGYAEVDGVRTADDPIGVKARLGFVSASDGVYPWLSVREMLLYFADLYAVEPDVAADRCEKLSRLLGIDSLLERRAGTLSTGQRQRVTLVRGLIHDPPVMLLDEPTRGLDVVGVQTIFEYIEHLREVGKAVIVCTHRLDEAERLCDRFGLLHRGQMRYSGTLDELRQATGQRHLVDMFVELMRSV
- a CDS encoding ABC transporter permease subunit/CPBP intramembrane protease, encoding MSKPHSTGTGRLWRLCQKELKETSRDRRTIVTLCLMPLLVYPLLSMALNRFLLSSDTAAQVPYKISVASDEAGNRLDALITSPAAMPPEAILKSSSGTLATFQYFNTSDTVDGVPMTPIEALERGIVDIAADLSVAEDGQDIIELTSFAGDANSENARRILVERMQWFKLAYAEQIAAPQRGPYRSPLKLVIEEIGEAKQASILATVVPLVLVLMTITGAVYPAIDLTAGERERGTMEALMASPVPRFYVLIAKYVAVVTVALLTALANLLAMFTTLWLGGLMPLLTGGEAGFPWISVLQILGLLILFSGFFSAVLLSLTSFARSFKEAQAYLIPVMLLALTPGMLSLMPGVELAGPLAITPLVNIVLLAREVLGGTVQPAAAAAAVASTIAYAAAALGIAARLFGSDAVTRTSEQSIASLFRRPAKWTDVPSPQSAALVLALLVPIYFVLSNLLMQYLGGVKAGMLSGETDLTDQQAAGLQIRSMLLSAVTLILVFGSVPTIAAWFGRNRFKSTFRLFAPSIVAVIGSIVIGLGAWAVAHEAFVAAEWFGIGGLSEERIAQTRKVLKAWKLVPPWLLLATLAATPAIIEELCFRGFLFSSLRKVLSPWKTILLTSLLFGLFHVLTGNALLIERFIPSTLLGLVLGWIAYRSGSVLPGMAMHFVHNGLLELVGHYHESLEFLGADFDNQTHLPPTWIAVATSIAIAGLIIVWLGTRSKSLPSSPKLS
- a CDS encoding sulfatase family protein; this translates as MNFLRTVLVGFSLIVSSAGVRLSAADTPPNIVFVLCDDHRFDCFGAAGHPFLETPHIDSIAKDGAMFTSAYVTTSLCSPSRASILTGQYAHNHRVVDNYHPVDPDLVFFPERLQSAGYQTAFIGKWHMGGEVDDPQRGFDHWISFKGQGTYWPDGHGTTREVPQTTYDGLNINGRRVPQNGYLTDELTDYAIDWLQQTDTSKPFFLYVSHKAVHADFVPADRHRGRYDQQPLPIDVPTVEQMDAGKLPMWVRNQRNSRHGVDFGYNLKGFSPAVYYRRYCESLLAVDDSVGRLRGYLSEHGLADNTLFVYMGDNGFQFGDHGLIDKRVAYEASAKVPLLMAAPGKIPPQTVVESVVGNIDIAPTMLEAAGANQFSDIDGQSFWKTACRSDDAGPVRQHLLYEYYWERNYPHTPTLHAIIGGRWKYIRCHGLWDRDELYDLENDPGEMRNLVDAPEHAERVQELNDQLWEMIQSSQGDEMPLLEDRGPLFPKRDPAKSPQAMFPQEYFRD
- a CDS encoding DUF2059 domain-containing protein, coding for MPIQPPKVTMKIRVLSVLCIAMAMGTFSFAQDAAPTKVADDSAVVAEDSHSAAIEKFLSVMKMEETTRKTIDQMLAMQVQQNPQMGAFTDVMKSFLQKHLAFAVIKGDLIKLYRDNFTEAEIKELTAFYETPVGRKAAEKLPMLAAAGAQIGGQRVQANMAELQAAMAKREAEMRAASQEAAQGTADPAK
- a CDS encoding tetratricopeptide repeat protein, whose protein sequence is MTFPPDTDDFDRQDPADVSAVADDVAAEDPIPDQAVCDGGSDNVQLKASVPENGDANVRAFEEDDLEESDLEDSDADASVTLGLVADAGSPADSVAGKRVALVGRFGGMNQREATNVLRSYDAAVVDLDANAIDWVVVGADESPLAEAELIGDSIRELAASGQLEILHETDLWQRLGLVEIEQAIRRYYTPAMLAHLLGVSVRVIRRWQRRGLITPVQTLHRLPYFDFQEVATARRLASWIASGASPQAIEQRLVEWVEVLPDIQRPLDQLSILVEGKHVLMRQGEGLLEPGGQLRFDFDALDDDDDESTSFDVDALDHADDDDDDLTFPPATISIFTDVADIPDEYSLRHSTEALNDPLLAAAFVAEDDGDFAAAVDYCHAIIARDGPRADISFQIGELLYRLGEVVAARERYYSAIEVDPDFVEARASLGNVLSETGQYELAVAAFRGALSLHTDYADVHYNLAQVLDQLERSVESKHHWKRFLELAPDSPWAGEAQQRIVAIEKNDG